From a single Apium graveolens cultivar Ventura chromosome 2, ASM990537v1, whole genome shotgun sequence genomic region:
- the LOC141708111 gene encoding pentatricopeptide repeat-containing protein At2g27610 codes for MNFARRLKTKSYYRSTQTHCQTKCFHQSTSFISNTENISVRSLNKLNRTHQLFDELRDRDLSETNRLLFRYSRDNMNIEAVNLFLCIRRLGSTVDECSLSCILKACGVLFNQILGKQVHCHCIKSGVLEDVSVGTSLIDMYMKSENVVNGEQVFSEMPKKNVVTWTSLLTGFSWNGLFDEAVDIFFQMQPTGIYPNSFTFAAVLGALANNGWVEKGIRIHAMIIKSGFEFATFVCNSLINMYSKSGLINDAKVVFGGMKNRTLVSWNCMIAGFVTNGLDVEALKLFNRMRVVGIDLSRSIFVSVIKLCTDLQELGYARQVHTLVINIGFESDPNVITALMVNYTKCGEMNDAFKIFSTNLGVRSVVSWTAIINGYLKNGEVKQAAELFCQMNKEAVRPNHFTYSTIITANPTISLFQVHAQVIKSNYERTASVGTALLDAYVKIGHITDAERVFDLVEEKDIIAWSAMLGGYAQVGDSISAVRLFRQLAKEGITPNEYTFSSIINSCCNPMATVEQGKQLHARSIKSGHHTTLCVGSALVTMYAKRGNIGSANEIFKRQKERDIVSWNSMLSGYSQHGYGTKALEIFEEMQTQNLELDEVTFIGVLTACTHAGLVEKGQSYFDMMVKDHNIDPTMEHYSCMVDLYSRAGLLEKAMSLIEGMPFPASATIWRTLLGACRVHRNLELGKRAGEELMSLEPQHSAAYVLLSNLYAAAGKWQEKGKVRKLMDERQVKKEAGYSWIEVKRKTYSFLAGDRSHPMSDSIFVKLAELNVRLKDAGYQPDTNYVLQDIEEEHKEATLSEHSERLAIAFGLIATPLGSPLHVIKNLRVCGDCHTVIKLISSLEGREIVVRDSNRFHHFKEGSCSCGEYW; via the coding sequence ATGAATTTTGCGCGAAGACTCAAAACCAAATCCTATTATCGCAGTACACAAACACACTGTCAGACAAAATGTTTTCATCAATCAACGTCTTTTATTTCAAATACTGAAAATATATCAGTTAGGTCGTTGAACAAATTAAACCGTACACACCAATTGTTTGATGAATTGCGTGATAGAGATCTTTCTGAGACTAATAGACTGCTTTTCCGGTACTCGAGGGATAATATGAACATCGAGGCGGTCAATCTTTTTCTGTGTATTCGTAGATTGGGTTCAACTGTTGATGAGTGTAGTCTTTCTTGTATTTTAAAGGCATGTGGTGTGTTGTTCAATCAGATTCTTGGTAAACAAGTACATTGTCATTGTATTAAATCGGGGGTTTTAGAGGATGTAAGTGTTGGAACTTCACTTATTGATATGTACATGAAGTCTGAGAATGTCGTTAATGGGGAACAAGTATTTAGTGAGATGCCTAAGAAAAATGTCGTAACTTGGACTTCTTTGCTCACGGGTTTTAGTTGGAATGGGTTGTTTGATGAGGCGGTAGATATTTTCTTTCAAATGCAACCAACAGGAATTTATCCTAATTCATTTACTTTTGCTGCTGTACTTGGAGCATTGGCTAACAATGGTTGGGTAGAGAAAGGAATTCGAATACATGCAATGATTATTAAAAGTGGTTTTGAATTTGCTACTTTCGTTTGTAATTCATTGATCAATATGTATTCCAAGTCTGGTTTAATAAACGATGCTAAGGTTGTGTTTGGTGGTATGAAGAACAGGACTCTGGTTTCTTGGAACTGCATGATAGCTGGCTTTGTGACAAATGGGCTTGATGTGGAAGCTCTTAAGCTTTTTAATAGGATGAGGGTTGTAGGAATAGATCTGAGTCGGTCGATTTTTGTGTCAGTCATAAAATTGTGCACTGACCTTCAAGAACTTGGTTATGCAAGACAAGTCCATACTCTAGTTATAAATATTGGGTTTGAATCTGATCCAAATGTCATTACGGCACTTATGGTTAACTACACAAAGTGTGGTGAAATGAATGATGCCTTCAAAATATTTAGTACAAATCTGGGTGTTCGTAGTGTGGTGTCATGGACTGCCATCATTAATGGGTACTTGAAAAATGGTGAGGTAAAGCAAGCTGCGGAATTGTTTTGTCAAATGAACAAAGAAGCTGTAAGACCAAATCATTTTACTTATTCTACTATCATCACAGCTAACCCTACTATTTCTCTATTCCAAGTACATGCCCAAGTCATCAAATCTAATTATGAGAGGACGGCATCTGTAGGAACTGCGCTTTTAGATGCTTATGTCAAAATTGGACACATTACCGATGCTGAGAGAGTGTTTGATCTAGTTGAGGAAAAGGATATTATTGCATGGTCTGCAATGTTAGGTGGGTATGCCCAAGTAGGAGACAGCATCAGCGCAGTAAGACTCTTCCGTCAATTAGCAAAGGAAGGGATTACTCCAAATGAGTATACATTCTCTAGTATCATTAATTCATGTTGCAATCCTATGGCAACTGTGGAGCAAGGGAAACAGCTACATGCAAGGTCAATAAAATCGGGCCATCATACTACTTTGTGTGTAGGTAGTGCCCTAGTTACCATGTATGCAAAGAGGGGTAATATCGGGAGTGCTAATGAGATTTTTAAAAGGCAGAAGGAGAGGGACATAGTTTCATGGAATTCAATGTTATCAGGATATTCACAGCATGGTTATGGAACAAAGGCACTCGAGATTTTCGAGGAAATGCAAACTCAGAATTTGGAATTGGATGAAGTGACGTTTATTGGAGTGCTTACTGCCTGTACTCATGCAGGACTTGTGGAGAAAGGTCAAAGTTACTTTGACATGATGGTAAAAGACCATAATATAGATCCTACCATGGAACATTACTCCTGCATGGTTGATCTCTATAGCCGAGCTGGATTACTAGAAAAAGCCATGTCTTTAATCGAGGGGATGCCCTTTCCTGCTAGTGCAACCATATGGCGTACACTTCTTGGAGCTTGCCGTGTTCATCGGAATTTAGAGCTAGGCAAACGTGCAGGAGAAGAGCTCATGTCTCTTGAGCCACAACACTCTGCTGCATATGTGTTATTATCCAATCTATATGCTGCGGCCGGAAAATGGCAAGAGAAAGGGAAAGTTAGAAAATTAATGGATGAAAGGCAAGTAAAAAAAGAAGCTGGGTACAGCTGGATTGAGGTTAAACGCAAAACATACTCATTCCTGGCTGGAGATCGTTCGCATCCCATGTCAGATAGCATCTTTGTGAAACTAGCAGAGTTAAATGTCCGACTGAAGGATGCAGGGTATCAACCTGATACAAACTATGTACTTCAGGATATTGAAGAGgagcacaaagaagctactctCTCTGAACATAGTGAGAGGTTGGCTATAGCTTTTGGATTGATTGCCACACCGCTAGGCAGTCCACTTCATGTTATAAAAAATCTTAGAGTTTGTGGTGACTGTCACACTGTAATAAAGTTGATATCGTCGCTTGAAGGAAGAGAAATTGTGGTCAGAGATTCAAATAGATTTCATCACTTTAAAGAAGGATCTTGCTCTTGTGGAGAATACTGGTGA